Proteins encoded in a region of the Drosophila busckii strain San Diego stock center, stock number 13000-0081.31 chromosome 2L, ASM1175060v1, whole genome shotgun sequence genome:
- the LOC108594275 gene encoding LOW QUALITY PROTEIN: leucine-rich repeat-containing protein 15 (The sequence of the model RefSeq protein was modified relative to this genomic sequence to represent the inferred CDS: substituted 1 base at 1 genomic stop codon) has protein sequence MAQMMLFKWLLFSLCIMPAMFSNTRRKCPTECNCSIDELDRYQAICTKGGLSSLSPNQLDSDVDVIIIRGPRNTITIGPALRQFMRLQVLRITDSNLPAIGAESLWGLKYLRILDLSKNNITNITENNFRGQDNLHELDLSKNKILRMASSTFRHLRELRRLNLADNSIVELVQRNFFMLSTLKYLDLSGNPLQDLQPDVFRDVPVRLXVLSAALSENNPQLYNLLPQLQELDLGRNEFKFLDKDEFRDVKRLTKVLLDGNQLSVVVDQLFRMQKSLNHLDLSYNRLAKVPNDSFLQLTNLTFLDLSYNKLVRLEPQSIRSLSNLQTLNISGNLLMDLREMSETFEHIPQLTHLSIADMGQLPVGLLTPFRELRYLNISGNSLDNMALQVIDSCRELEFLDLSRNQLYGINADTALRIQGIRNVRLDNNPLICDECHMGKLINVVRQLQWQWDTYPICFLPKSLRGAEIINLDIGGLHTCLDYISDEEQNAASTSYNFLEHGGLNTLAILGGIIFVLLATIIISLVACFTKNRARYYTREDHLNGSDSKCLEKSLETTTITSLGNGSSPTTTTTLTLATTPAGAATTAAATATTTGNTNGQVQSPAKGNAAEHGKEINFTFPIDDRVCTYDEFTLPQPPPPPATAAQIHQSTLASMAGPSGNLLYSVAQPSNSNATAMAAAAAAAATVLPAGAPSPMPLPMDSVVVMLPPPPPPPLTSQTLQHELGGSLASLREVKQQLVHLGSTLDPLVSVN, from the exons ATGGCACAGATG ATGCTTTTTAAGTGGCTGCTGTTTAGCCTGTGCATAATGCCGGCCATGTTCAGCAATACGCGTCGCAAGTGCCCAACTGAATGTAACTGCAGCATTGACGAGCTGGATCGTTATCAGGCGATTTGCACAAAGG GCGGTCTAAGCTCTTTATCTCCCAATCAACTGGATAGTGATGTGGATGTCATTATTATACGCGGACCACGTAATACAATAACCATTGGACCGGCACTGCGTCAGTTTATGCGGCTGCAAGTGTTACGCATTACCGATTCCAATCTGCCAGCGATTGGTGCCGAGTCGCTCTGGGGCCTCAAATATCTGCGCATATTAG ATCTATCAAAGAACAACATCACAAACATCACAGAGAATAACTTTCGCGGCCAGGATAATCTACATGAATTGGATTTATCaaagaataaaattttacGCATGGCCAGCTCAACGTTTCGACATCTCAGG GAGCTGCGACGTCTTAATTTGGCCGATAACTCAATTGTGGAGCTGGTACAGCGAAATTTCTTCATGCTGAGCACACTCAAGTACCTGGACTTGAGCGGAAATCCGTTGCAGGATTTACAGCCGGATGTGTTTCGCGATGTGCCTGTAA gaCTCTAAGTGCTCAGTGCCGCACTTAGTGAAAACAATCCGCAGTTGTACAATTTATTGCCTCAGCTGCAGGAATTGGATTTGGGACGCAATGAG ttcaAATTCCTTGACAAGGATGAATTTCGCGATGTGAAACGTCTTACCAAAGTTCTGCTCGACGGCAATCAATTGTCTGTAGTGGTGGACCAACTCTTTCGCATGCAGAAAAGTCTTAATCACTTGG ATTTATCGTACAATCGTCTGGCCAAAGTGCCAAATGATTCGTTTCTGCAGTTGACCAATTTAACATTTCTGGATCTTAGCTACAACAAATTGGTGCGTCTGGAGCCGCAGTCAATACGCAGCCTAAGCAATTTGCAGACGCTGAACATAAGCGGCAATTTATTAATGGACTTGCGTGAAATGTCTGAAACTTTTGAG CATATACCACAGCTAACTCACTTATCCATTGCGGATATGGGACAGCTGCCTGTGGGCTTGTTAACGCCCTTTCGGGAGCTGCGCTACTTGAATATCTCTGGCAATTCATTGGACAATATGGCACTGCAAGTTATCGATTCGTGTCGTGAACTGGAG TTCTTGGATCTATCACGCAATCAATTGTATGGCATCAATGCAGACACCGCGCTACGCATTCAGGGTATACGCAATGTGCGTCTCGATAATAATCCTTTGATATGCGATGAATGTCACATGGGCAAATTGATAAATGTTGTGCGTCAA ctgcaatggcaatgggATACATATCCCATTTGTTTTTTGCCCAAGAGCTTGCGTGGCGcggaaataattaatttggaTATTGGCGGACTGCACACGTGCCTGGATTATATTAGCGATGAGGAGCAGAATGCAGCCAGCACTAGCTATAACTTTCTTGAGCATG GCGGTCTTAATACTTTGGCTATACTAGGCGGCATTATCTTTGTACTGCTGGCAactataataatttcattagttGCCTGTTTTACCAAAAATCGAGCACGCTACTACACCAGAGAGGATCATTTAAATGGCA GCGACAGCAAGTGTTTGGAAAAGAGCTTGGAAACGACTACGATAACATCGCTGGGCAATGGCAGCTCACCAACAACTACAACCACACTGACGCTGGCTACAACGCCAGCaggtgcagcaacaacagctgctgcaacagcaacaaccactgGCAATACAAACGGACAAGTGCAGAGTCCAGCCAAGGGCAACGCTGCAGAGCATGGCAAGGAAATCAACTTCACCTTTCCCATTGACGATCGCGTATGCACATATGACGAATTTACGCTGCCacagccaccgccgccgccagcaacagccgcaCAAATACACCAATCTACACTGGCCAGCATGGCAGGCCCAAGCGGCAACTTGTTGTATAGTGTAGCACAGCCGAGCAATAGCAATGCAACTGCAatggccgcagcagcagcagcagcggccacaGTTTTGCCAGCCGGTGCGCCCTCGCCTATGCCGCTGCCCATGGACTCTGTGGTTGTAATGctgccaccaccgccgccgccgccactaaCTTCGCAAACACTGCAGCATGAATTGGGTGGCAGCTTGGCGAGTCTGCGTGaggtgaagcagcagctggtgcacTTAGGTAGCACGTTGGATCCGCTGGTGAGCGTTAACTGA
- the LOC108594276 gene encoding eukaryotic translation initiation factor eIF1 produces MSIQNLNSRDPFADAIKGADDDIQDGLVHIRIQQRNGRKTLTTVQGLSVEYDLKKIVRSCKKEFACNGTVIEHPQYGEVLQLQGDQRENICQWLTKAGLAKADRLKVHGF; encoded by the coding sequence ATGTCCATACAGAATCTCAATTCACGCGATCCCTTCGCGGATGCTATCAAGGGTGCCGACGATGATATACAGGACGGCCTTGTGCACATTCGCATACAACAACGCAACGGACGCAAAACATTAACCACTGTGCAGGGTCTATCCGTTGAGTACGATTTGAAGAAAATTGTGCGTAGCTGCAAAAAGGAATTCGCATGCAACGGCACAGTCATTGAGCATCCACAATACGGTgaagtgctgcagctgcaaggcGATCAGCGTGAGAACATTTGTCAGTGGCTCACCAAGGCCGGACTGGCCAAAGCCGATCGCCTCAAGGTGCATGGCTTCTAA